In Bacteroidota bacterium, the DNA window ATCTGCAAAATGAGTTTGGAGCCAGATTGCTAAAGTCGGCAATAGTTTCAAGTTTTATTTTATTCTGATAATTTTTGCTAATGTAATCGATACATTTCACCAATCGATCTCGATCATCATTATTATCAAATTTATTATTGAAATTCTTTAAAATATATTTAGAGGTTTTGATTTGCGACATCTTATCCAGCAACTTTATAGTGTCAGTGAACTTAGCAAAACCTTTACCATTGGCAATTTTAATGAAACTTTCTTTTAACTCTATTGCACTTTTTTTATTAAAATGAATGCATTTGTTCGAATTGATCAATAAGTCTTTTATTCCTCTAAATTCGGGTATGTTAAATAGTTTTTGTGAAATTAAACTACTATCTATAAATAACACTATGTATTCGAATTTTTGATTTATGTCGTGGTTGTGGGGTTTATTATTCATCCAAATATGTTCTACTTCAGAACCAATCACTACTAAATCATCTTTATCAAAGTTTTCAATACTTTCTCCAATAATACGAGTACCGTGCCCTTCTAAAATATATATTATTTCAA includes these proteins:
- a CDS encoding AraC family transcriptional regulator yields the protein MNALYELLDYSKDETFLTFLHKKDSLDTPLHYHPEIEIIYILEGHGTRIIGESIENFDKDDLVVIGSEVEHIWMNNKPHNHDINQKFEYIVLFIDSSLISQKLFNIPEFRGIKDLLINSNKCIHFNKKSAIELKESFIKIANGKGFAKFTDTIKLLDKMSQIKTSKYILKNFNNKFDNNDDRDRLVKCIDYISKNYQNKIKLETIADFSNLAPNSFCRYFKQRTSKTLSQYISEIRINRACYLLIHTNNLIEEIAFDCGFNTMPNFYTQFAKQKDMLPTDYRNKFKTN